A single Saccharolobus shibatae B12 DNA region contains:
- a CDS encoding Zn-ribbon domain-containing OB-fold protein: MRDDEIRESYFKYFNEEKLPFIQCKNCGHRFYYPRAFCPKCGSSDVEVRFSKGQGKIFAMTKIYRKDGSYVVYGIVELDEGFRMYSNIVEGNQADIAKRVEVIFKEINGKKYPLFKVA, encoded by the coding sequence ATGAGAGATGATGAGATAAGAGAATCATACTTTAAATATTTTAACGAAGAGAAGCTACCGTTTATTCAGTGTAAAAATTGTGGTCATAGGTTTTACTATCCAAGAGCATTTTGTCCTAAATGCGGCTCTTCAGATGTTGAAGTTAGATTTAGTAAAGGGCAAGGTAAAATATTTGCGATGACTAAAATCTATAGGAAGGACGGTAGCTATGTTGTTTATGGAATAGTTGAGCTAGATGAGGGGTTTAGAATGTATTCCAATATAGTCGAGGGGAATCAAGCTGACATTGCTAAGAGAGTTGAAGTAATATTTAAGGAGATAAACGGTAAGAAATACCCCTTATTTAAGGTTGCCTAG
- a CDS encoding 4-hydroxyphenylacetate 3-hydroxylase family protein, which produces MRSKEYFLKSLKDGRSLYYRGKLVEDITTHPVLKTAALHAAKLYEYAERLYEDSKMGKISKFFRVPSTSQDLLDRHKLIYDLTMYCNGIFNISQAIGSDAMFALMITAKQVDRKYGTDYSKRVERYLERVAKEDLTLATAQTDVKGDRSKRPSEQVDPDMYVRVVDVKSDGIVVRGAKAHTTQSAVSDEIIVIPTRAMRDSDKDYAVAFAIPANTKGLRMYIRPIDEVEGNSSSVLSRKDFELETLTVFDDVFVPWDRVFLFKEYDYAGTLAMLFATFHRFTALSYRSATMNLYLGTSKVASQVNGIEDEKHVRDDIVDIILYKEIMRSSAISAAVYPVNMEGVAVPNPLFTNVGKLYSNMHFHDVVRDLIDIAGGIIATMPSQEDLESDEGKNIVKYLRGSVDGEERAKVLKLAKELGASTFTGYLLTGMIHAEGSMEASKIELFRSYNFKEAESLVKRILS; this is translated from the coding sequence ATGAGATCAAAAGAATATTTCCTAAAGTCCTTGAAGGATGGTAGAAGTCTGTATTATAGGGGGAAGTTAGTAGAAGATATAACAACACATCCAGTCTTGAAGACAGCAGCATTACATGCAGCTAAATTATATGAGTACGCTGAAAGGCTATATGAAGATAGTAAAATGGGGAAAATCAGCAAGTTCTTTAGGGTACCGTCAACATCACAAGACTTATTGGATAGGCACAAGCTAATTTATGATTTAACGATGTATTGCAACGGTATATTTAACATTTCACAAGCAATAGGAAGCGACGCGATGTTTGCCCTTATGATCACTGCTAAACAAGTTGATAGGAAATATGGAACTGATTACTCAAAGCGTGTAGAGAGATATCTTGAAAGAGTTGCAAAAGAGGATTTGACGCTAGCCACTGCCCAGACTGACGTTAAGGGAGATAGAAGTAAAAGGCCTTCCGAACAAGTTGATCCAGATATGTATGTTAGAGTAGTTGATGTGAAAAGCGATGGAATAGTAGTTAGAGGAGCAAAGGCCCATACTACCCAATCTGCAGTGTCTGACGAGATTATTGTTATACCAACCAGAGCAATGAGGGATAGTGATAAGGATTACGCGGTAGCCTTCGCAATCCCTGCTAATACTAAGGGTTTGAGGATGTATATTAGACCAATTGATGAAGTTGAGGGAAATTCATCCTCAGTGCTCAGTAGAAAAGATTTCGAGCTAGAAACATTAACTGTCTTCGATGACGTTTTCGTTCCTTGGGATAGGGTATTTTTATTTAAGGAATACGACTACGCTGGAACATTGGCAATGCTATTTGCAACCTTTCATAGATTTACCGCATTATCGTATAGGTCAGCAACTATGAATCTATATTTGGGAACTTCTAAAGTGGCATCTCAAGTAAATGGAATTGAGGACGAGAAGCATGTGAGAGATGATATAGTTGATATAATTCTCTACAAGGAAATTATGAGGAGTAGCGCAATATCTGCAGCTGTGTATCCAGTGAACATGGAGGGTGTAGCTGTGCCCAACCCACTTTTTACTAATGTCGGTAAATTATACTCCAATATGCACTTCCATGATGTTGTAAGAGATTTAATTGACATTGCTGGTGGGATAATAGCTACTATGCCCTCTCAAGAGGATTTGGAAAGTGACGAGGGAAAGAATATTGTTAAATACTTAAGGGGCTCAGTTGACGGAGAGGAGAGAGCAAAGGTGTTAAAGTTAGCCAAGGAATTAGGAGCTAGTACGTTTACTGGATATTTGTTAACTGGTATGATACATGCTGAGGGTTCGATGGAAGCTAGTAAAATTGAACTGTTCAGAAGTTATAATTTCAAGGAAGCTGAGAGCTTAGTTAAAAGGATCCTAAGTTAA
- a CDS encoding acyl-CoA dehydrogenase family protein: MSKNEDELEEYRVKVREWIRNNVPEEISAKGDMAPPEVLREWQRKIYEAGYLGVSWPKEYGGWGENPIKEIIVREEFAKAGVPYATVGLGVSVVGPAIILNGTEEQKKKYIRRILTAEDIWCQGFSEPQAGSDLAGIKTKAEDKGDHFLVNGQKIWSSYAHLANYCLLLTRTGDVSERHKGLTMLIVDMKSEGIRISPIKQITGRSEFNTLYFNNVKVPKENVVGKVGEGWKVAMSTLNYERLNIGTILFTVERLIRELSINNEQLFNTAEDIIALKSFYKRILERLKKGYIAGPEAAVIKLVASEAIQRVYENAMSNAGIEGLVMEREPGFRPEIAYGLLASRAITIAGGTSEILRNLLGEVVLGLPKG; encoded by the coding sequence ATGAGTAAAAATGAGGATGAATTAGAGGAGTACAGAGTTAAGGTAAGGGAGTGGATAAGGAATAATGTACCGGAGGAGATAAGTGCTAAAGGAGATATGGCTCCCCCTGAGGTATTAAGGGAGTGGCAAAGGAAGATATATGAGGCCGGATATCTAGGTGTCTCTTGGCCAAAGGAATATGGTGGATGGGGAGAAAATCCGATTAAGGAGATAATAGTTAGAGAGGAGTTCGCCAAAGCAGGAGTACCTTATGCGACAGTTGGATTAGGAGTATCCGTGGTTGGTCCAGCAATAATTCTCAACGGTACTGAAGAACAGAAGAAGAAATACATAAGGAGAATATTAACGGCTGAGGATATATGGTGTCAAGGTTTTTCTGAACCACAAGCCGGTTCAGATTTGGCCGGAATAAAGACTAAAGCTGAGGATAAGGGAGATCACTTTCTAGTTAATGGGCAGAAGATATGGAGCAGTTATGCACATCTGGCTAACTATTGCCTTCTCCTAACAAGGACTGGCGATGTATCAGAGAGACATAAGGGGCTTACTATGCTTATAGTTGATATGAAGAGCGAGGGAATAAGAATAAGCCCAATAAAGCAAATTACCGGAAGATCTGAATTTAACACATTGTATTTTAATAACGTAAAGGTACCTAAGGAGAACGTAGTTGGTAAGGTTGGTGAAGGATGGAAAGTGGCAATGTCCACGTTAAATTATGAGAGGCTTAACATAGGAACAATATTATTTACAGTAGAGAGGCTCATAAGGGAACTATCTATAAACAATGAGCAACTGTTCAATACAGCAGAGGATATAATAGCACTAAAGTCATTTTATAAGAGGATACTGGAGAGGCTCAAGAAGGGATATATTGCAGGTCCAGAGGCTGCAGTGATAAAGTTAGTAGCTTCAGAGGCCATACAGAGAGTTTACGAAAACGCAATGAGTAATGCTGGAATAGAAGGACTGGTTATGGAAAGGGAACCTGGATTTAGGCCAGAGATAGCATATGGCTTATTAGCCTCTAGAGCTATAACAATAGCTGGTGGTACTTCAGAGATATTAAGGAATCTATTGGGAGAAGTAGTTCTGGGATTACCAAAAGGCTAA
- a CDS encoding thiolase family protein, whose protein sequence is MIVGFAGKLYKNYEKDGIELLKEAIDEALEMAGLNYADIDGIMANIGRGSFHGNKTYLNPPVQISEYFGIKPKIIDHVQYGGPSVLSMIYRAYKAINAGDAETILCIQGGKISHLRDNHFQKTDIIDSPFDDYIKIYEQMSPISDYAMVAYRHSKLFGTTDEQRARVAVMQRYSASYNPKALFRNPITVKDVLQSRIVSYPLHLLEIVYPIDGFHVFVVSKRRGKSVLRNIDILAYGEAHWPNPPAEWDDIIYTPAIESAKRASFDLNRVDTFQLYDSFTITVMLQMEDIGLVEKGKVGQFVESHDLTFKGDVPINTGGGSLNTGQPAYMSGGVILEEALLQLNDMADGHQVKGADVVFLNGIGWWSRRHSVTLVLGERK, encoded by the coding sequence ATGATTGTAGGATTTGCTGGAAAACTGTATAAAAATTATGAGAAAGATGGAATAGAGCTATTAAAAGAAGCTATTGATGAGGCCCTAGAGATGGCGGGACTAAATTATGCTGACATTGATGGGATAATGGCTAATATAGGTAGAGGTTCATTCCACGGCAATAAAACGTATTTAAATCCTCCAGTCCAAATAAGTGAATATTTTGGAATAAAGCCGAAAATTATAGACCATGTGCAATACGGTGGACCTTCAGTGTTGTCAATGATATATAGAGCGTATAAGGCAATTAATGCGGGGGATGCAGAGACAATACTTTGCATACAAGGAGGGAAAATATCTCATTTAAGAGACAACCATTTTCAAAAAACAGATATAATTGATAGCCCCTTTGATGATTACATTAAGATTTACGAGCAGATGTCTCCAATATCTGATTACGCAATGGTAGCCTATAGACATTCGAAACTCTTCGGTACAACTGATGAACAGAGAGCACGAGTAGCTGTAATGCAGAGATATAGTGCGAGTTACAATCCTAAAGCTCTATTCAGAAATCCTATTACAGTGAAGGACGTTTTGCAATCTAGGATAGTTTCTTATCCTTTGCATCTTCTTGAAATAGTATACCCTATAGATGGCTTTCACGTTTTTGTAGTAAGTAAAAGAAGGGGTAAGTCGGTACTTAGAAATATTGATATTTTAGCATATGGAGAGGCTCATTGGCCAAATCCACCAGCTGAATGGGATGATATAATTTATACTCCAGCAATTGAAAGTGCGAAAAGGGCTTCATTTGACCTTAATCGTGTAGACACCTTTCAACTTTACGACTCATTCACCATAACCGTGATGCTACAAATGGAGGACATAGGGTTAGTTGAGAAGGGTAAGGTTGGGCAATTCGTTGAATCTCATGACTTAACTTTCAAGGGTGATGTTCCCATTAATACTGGGGGTGGTAGTTTGAATACTGGTCAACCCGCTTACATGAGTGGTGGTGTTATTTTAGAAGAAGCTTTACTTCAATTAAACGATATGGCAGATGGTCATCAGGTTAAGGGTGCTGACGTTGTATTCCTAAATGGAATTGGGTGGTGGAGTAGAAGGCATAGTGTAACTTTAGTATTGGGTGAGCGGAAATGA
- a CDS encoding MFS transporter, producing MYKSKKLTFIRYLYELIDVSNHMSSKLDEYLARIDRLPTWGLSYALLWAIGFSYFITLYDAVGNIGAALPYIPFINASQASLIASLGLFGYIPGSLGLGYLADRIGRRTVLIITVLLTAIGSLGMALSVNFPMLAVFRFIEGAGIGGDLNLAMVYISEFAPSSKRGKYANWIYLAGWIAVGVGATIAALLVTGLPSVGWRLAFGIAAIMAVAALVFRIRAPETVRFLVKKGRINEAESIVRIMEETAMKRAGVQSLPEPKIINYSYQTTNPFSILGKRVFAKRLIGLILFWFFIYFVQYTFSTLWDYYGKFIGYSGAMFNQFVLFTGFAALGDTLMAFLLLTFIERTDRRLITQIGSIGWLVGMVVAAYFAVHFDLLGMTLTLGLITNAIGGGMSYLAGYLMSSESFPTAARSTGFAITDGLGHIGGAIGPLLLFPLVVATGPINAWAIEAFPVVIAAMILWFTVPRTVGVRLEEINEIHLTPQQPQGGIIKSEK from the coding sequence ATGTATAAATCTAAAAAATTGACTTTCATAAGATATCTTTATGAATTAATTGACGTAAGTAACCACATGAGTAGTAAATTAGATGAATATCTGGCTAGAATAGATAGACTACCTACATGGGGACTATCATATGCACTACTATGGGCTATAGGATTTAGCTACTTCATAACACTCTATGATGCCGTAGGAAATATAGGAGCTGCACTACCGTATATACCCTTTATAAATGCATCCCAGGCTTCGTTAATAGCATCTCTAGGTCTATTTGGTTATATTCCAGGTTCTCTAGGATTAGGTTACTTAGCAGATAGAATAGGCAGAAGGACTGTACTAATAATCACTGTTTTATTGACTGCAATAGGTAGTTTGGGGATGGCATTATCTGTCAACTTTCCCATGCTAGCAGTATTTAGATTCATTGAGGGAGCAGGGATAGGCGGAGATTTAAACTTAGCCATGGTATATATATCTGAATTTGCTCCAAGCTCAAAAAGAGGTAAGTACGCGAACTGGATCTACTTAGCAGGATGGATAGCAGTTGGTGTAGGTGCAACTATTGCCGCATTGTTGGTTACTGGCTTACCCTCTGTGGGATGGAGATTAGCATTTGGAATAGCTGCCATAATGGCTGTAGCTGCACTGGTATTTAGAATTAGGGCTCCAGAGACTGTAAGATTCTTAGTTAAAAAGGGGAGGATAAATGAGGCTGAGAGTATAGTGAGAATAATGGAAGAGACTGCCATGAAGAGAGCTGGAGTTCAATCTTTACCAGAACCTAAAATAATAAATTATTCATATCAGACTACAAATCCATTTTCGATACTAGGAAAGAGAGTATTTGCGAAACGTTTGATAGGGCTCATATTGTTCTGGTTTTTCATATACTTCGTACAATATACATTTTCAACGTTATGGGATTACTATGGAAAGTTCATAGGTTACTCTGGGGCAATGTTTAATCAGTTCGTTCTCTTTACTGGATTTGCAGCTTTAGGAGACACACTTATGGCATTTCTCCTATTGACCTTTATAGAGAGAACAGATAGGAGACTAATCACCCAAATTGGTTCCATAGGTTGGTTAGTCGGCATGGTAGTTGCTGCGTATTTTGCTGTGCATTTTGATCTGTTAGGTATGACATTGACTTTAGGCCTTATTACAAACGCTATTGGAGGTGGAATGTCGTACTTAGCTGGATATTTAATGAGTAGTGAGTCATTCCCAACCGCTGCCAGATCTACTGGATTTGCTATTACTGATGGGCTAGGACATATTGGAGGAGCCATAGGCCCATTATTGCTCTTCCCGCTAGTAGTGGCTACTGGACCAATAAACGCATGGGCTATTGAGGCATTTCCTGTAGTTATAGCTGCGATGATCTTGTGGTTTACTGTTCCTAGGACAGTTGGGGTAAGACTGGAGGAGATAAACGAGATACATCTAACTCCGCAGCAACCTCAAGGAGGAATTATAAAAAGTGAGAAATAA
- a CDS encoding SCP2 sterol-binding domain-containing protein, with the protein MAEFVYPSKEWAEEWCKLLSESKEYNDAGKGWVSPILFVVTDIPFQVLDYLGVKGTNTIAMKLYLNNGKCQGTEFFTDITKADAPYVLEASYNSWKDIISGKLQVVSALLSGTIKLKKGSLFDLARYTTASVVMANISNKINTKFLV; encoded by the coding sequence ATGGCTGAGTTTGTGTATCCTAGTAAGGAATGGGCAGAAGAATGGTGTAAACTACTAAGTGAAAGCAAAGAATATAATGATGCAGGGAAAGGGTGGGTGTCGCCAATTTTATTCGTGGTAACCGATATCCCTTTCCAAGTATTGGACTATTTAGGTGTAAAGGGTACTAACACCATAGCAATGAAGCTTTATCTAAATAATGGAAAGTGTCAAGGTACGGAGTTTTTCACCGATATTACCAAGGCTGATGCCCCATACGTACTTGAGGCAAGTTATAATTCCTGGAAAGATATAATTAGCGGTAAATTGCAAGTAGTCTCAGCCTTGTTATCTGGTACAATAAAGCTTAAGAAGGGTAGCCTTTTCGATCTAGCTAGATATACTACTGCTTCAGTGGTTATGGCTAACATCTCAAATAAAATAAATACAAAATTCCTTGTTTAG
- a CDS encoding TetR/AcrR family transcriptional regulator: MVVKMYRYPKTEKGKESLNKIINASLDLISEKGFLNTSISDITNKAGVAYGLFYFYFKSKHDILDELIRKFNTDMRYYLKVNTMGIQNRIEMEKEGLAKFLEWMSQNKKYYKVFVEAQVHRPEMYIWHFNKLAERYKIGLKEAMDRGEIVKVDPELLAYVLIGIGEMIGRRYILWTNQGLTKKQYNDLAILIENMLRPK; encoded by the coding sequence ATGGTGGTCAAAATGTATAGGTACCCGAAAACTGAAAAGGGAAAGGAGTCATTAAATAAAATAATTAATGCCTCACTCGATTTAATTTCAGAGAAGGGTTTTCTAAACACCAGTATAAGCGATATAACCAATAAGGCTGGTGTTGCTTATGGTTTGTTCTATTTCTATTTTAAAAGTAAACATGATATATTGGATGAACTAATTAGAAAATTCAATACCGATATGAGGTATTATTTAAAGGTAAATACAATGGGTATACAAAATAGGATAGAAATGGAAAAGGAAGGTTTAGCTAAATTCCTAGAATGGATGAGTCAGAATAAAAAATACTACAAGGTATTCGTAGAGGCTCAAGTGCATAGGCCAGAAATGTACATATGGCATTTCAATAAATTGGCAGAAAGATACAAGATTGGCCTAAAAGAGGCTATGGATAGGGGAGAGATTGTTAAAGTAGATCCAGAATTATTAGCCTATGTATTAATAGGAATAGGAGAGATGATAGGTAGAAGATATATCCTATGGACAAATCAAGGATTAACCAAAAAACAATATAATGACTTGGCCATTCTTATAGAAAACATGCTAAGACCCAAGTAA
- a CDS encoding DUF3211 domain-containing protein — MELTLPTQHDIQALSKILSDPIFTLYKILGAETVTVKGNEFDALISLGVTSIILHGTVYVGNNKVSYKFYSVGTQKGEGGVLEFDLFKEGEIRLVVEYEGRFASFVKFSLRRKIEKNMERLDEEVRLERIKRKI, encoded by the coding sequence ATGGAACTCACGCTCCCTACACAGCATGATATACAAGCATTATCTAAGATTCTCTCAGATCCTATTTTCACGTTATACAAGATATTAGGAGCTGAAACAGTAACCGTAAAGGGAAATGAATTTGATGCATTAATATCGTTAGGAGTCACATCTATAATCCTACACGGTACGGTTTATGTAGGGAATAATAAGGTATCTTATAAGTTTTATAGCGTGGGAACACAAAAAGGAGAAGGTGGAGTCTTAGAATTTGACTTATTTAAAGAGGGTGAGATTAGGCTAGTAGTGGAATATGAAGGCAGATTTGCCTCTTTTGTTAAATTCTCCTTAAGGAGAAAAATTGAGAAAAATATGGAAAGACTTGACGAGGAAGTAAGATTG
- a CDS encoding long-chain-fatty-acid--CoA ligase → MEIIKGFPSTMMDDYQLNVVQILEHAGKWYGEQEIVSRRKDNTIIRYNYREAFRRVKKLANSLKSLGVRVGDRVGVLEWNTHRFYELYFAIPATGAVMLELNPRLHPLQLAKIINHSKVSFLFLNEDFIPLIESISNNIPSVKKFIVISDTEKKHQTNYYDYEKLVEGGDEKYEIPMFDERTACYAAYTTGTTGDPKGIYYSHRSIVLNTLVISRNITIDDTFMQLVPMFHVNGWLGFMATTLVGAKLVLPGRYTADNPKPLVDLMISEKVTVTAGVPEVFSSILNYLRNMENKPLFVNSRILIGGSEPPLSLVIGLMEFGFQVGQGYGATETTPSVAGSVVKPKIREKYSDKDMLDLLRKQGIPAFGINIKVVDPSTGEEVPHDGKTVGELWIRGPWIASSYYNDPRTMESFVGDGVDRWWRSGDLAVVDELGYIKIVDRIKDVIKSGGEWISTVDLENHLMTHPAVAEATVIGIPHPKWGERPLAFVVLRQGFENRVSKEELLGHLSQRFAKWQLPDDIIFVKEIPKTSVGKFDKKVLREKYRDFFTSGRKESI, encoded by the coding sequence GTGGAGATAATAAAAGGTTTTCCTTCAACTATGATGGACGACTATCAACTTAATGTTGTGCAAATATTGGAACATGCAGGGAAATGGTATGGGGAACAAGAAATCGTCTCTAGGAGAAAGGATAATACAATTATAAGATATAATTATAGGGAAGCATTCAGAAGGGTTAAAAAACTCGCAAATTCACTTAAGTCTTTAGGCGTTAGGGTTGGTGATAGAGTAGGTGTACTAGAGTGGAATACGCATAGGTTTTACGAATTATACTTTGCAATACCAGCTACGGGTGCAGTAATGTTAGAGCTAAATCCTAGACTTCATCCACTTCAATTGGCTAAGATTATCAATCACTCTAAAGTATCGTTTCTTTTCCTAAATGAGGACTTCATTCCCTTAATCGAGAGCATATCAAACAATATTCCATCCGTTAAGAAGTTCATAGTGATTTCAGATACAGAGAAGAAACACCAAACTAATTATTACGATTACGAGAAACTGGTGGAGGGAGGCGATGAGAAGTATGAGATACCAATGTTTGACGAGAGGACAGCGTGTTACGCAGCTTATACTACTGGTACAACTGGAGACCCTAAAGGGATATATTATTCACATAGATCAATTGTATTAAATACATTAGTAATATCACGTAATATTACAATAGATGATACTTTTATGCAATTAGTACCTATGTTTCACGTAAATGGTTGGTTAGGATTTATGGCTACTACACTAGTAGGAGCTAAGCTAGTGTTACCGGGAAGATATACTGCTGATAACCCAAAACCGTTAGTTGACTTGATGATTAGCGAGAAAGTTACAGTTACGGCTGGGGTTCCAGAAGTGTTCAGCTCCATTTTAAACTACTTAAGAAACATGGAAAACAAGCCGTTGTTTGTAAATTCTAGAATCCTTATAGGGGGAAGTGAACCTCCTCTGAGCTTAGTAATAGGTCTAATGGAGTTTGGATTTCAAGTTGGGCAGGGATATGGTGCTACTGAGACTACTCCTTCAGTCGCGGGTAGTGTCGTTAAACCCAAGATAAGGGAGAAATATTCAGATAAGGATATGTTGGATTTGTTAAGAAAACAAGGTATACCAGCTTTTGGGATTAATATAAAAGTTGTCGACCCATCAACTGGTGAAGAGGTACCTCACGATGGTAAAACTGTGGGAGAGTTATGGATCAGAGGACCATGGATTGCCTCATCCTATTATAATGATCCCAGAACAATGGAGTCGTTTGTTGGTGATGGTGTAGATAGGTGGTGGAGAAGTGGTGATTTAGCTGTAGTAGATGAGCTAGGTTATATTAAAATAGTGGATAGAATAAAGGATGTTATAAAGAGTGGAGGAGAATGGATAAGTACCGTAGATTTGGAGAACCACTTAATGACTCATCCTGCTGTAGCTGAGGCTACTGTCATAGGTATCCCTCATCCTAAATGGGGAGAGAGACCATTAGCTTTCGTGGTTTTAAGGCAAGGATTTGAAAATAGAGTAAGTAAGGAGGAGCTATTAGGGCATTTAAGCCAGAGATTCGCCAAATGGCAGCTACCTGACGATATAATATTCGTCAAGGAGATTCCCAAGACTAGTGTAGGGAAATTTGATAAGAAGGTTTTAAGGGAAAAATATAGAGATTTCTTTACTAGTGGTAGAAAAGAAAGTATTTAA